Within Nitrospirota bacterium, the genomic segment CTTCACTTGTTTCAATTGAAGATTTTCTAAAAATAGACCTGAGAGCAGGAAAAATTATATCGGCGGAAAGAGTCCCAAAATCAGACAAACTATTAAAACTTCAAATCGATTTGGGCAGCGAAATCCGTCAGGTTGTTGCAGGCATCGGCAAACGGTATTCCCCGGAAGAATTAATCGGACTGACCATCATCGTTGTGGCCAATCTGAATCCGGCAAAACTGATGGGAGTAGAATCAAACGGCATGATACTGGCTGCGGGAGGTAAAGAAGTCAGTTCCCTCGCTTCTTTTTTGTCGGAAGTCGACCCGGGAGCAAAGATAAAATAGGCAGGCTTCCCGTATTTCAGAACGAGATTAATGCGTTTCTTCGAGCTTGATCCCTTTGACGATTTCTCCCTTTTTGCCAAAGGGACCCAGAGCTTTTCCATTGAGAGTAAGTTGCACCCCTCCGGCATTCCCGATATTCAGAAGA encodes:
- the metG gene encoding methionine--tRNA ligase subunit beta; translated protein: SLVSIEDFLKIDLRAGKIISAERVPKSDKLLKLQIDLGSEIRQVVAGIGKRYSPEELIGLTIIVVANLNPAKLMGVESNGMILAAGGKEVSSLASFLSEVDPGAKIK